The Maledivibacter sp. sequence TTAGTTTAGCTTTCCAATCATTGATATATTTTTTTAAATTATCAATATTCTCTTCATGTGTCTCAATTCCAGCTTCTAAAGCTTGTTTATCTTTTTTTAATTTTTCAAGTGTAGCCCTGTCCGCAGCTGCATTATATGCGTACTCAAGTGATAGTTCGGGATTAGTTGTAGCATAAAAAGCAGCTAGATATTTATTTTGTGTATAGCTCTTTTCAGTATCAGACATTTCACATTCTACGTTATATATTTTCATATTTATTTCTTCAATTTTACTTCTTTGTTCTAAAACCAAGTCGTTGTATCTAGCAATTTTATCCATCCAACTTTGTTGATCTGGGCAGGTTCCATTTATCAAATCTCCGTAAGCAGCAAAAACGTTAAGAGATGTAATGGTGAAAACTGATAAGATCATAATACATATTAACAATTTTTTTTTCATAAAAAAGCTCCTCTCATTAATTATTATAAAATATGCGCGCAAAAGAAGTATAGCATAAAAAAAAAAAAAAATGTAGAAAAATGTAAAAAAAATAAAGTTGTAATATTATGAATATTTAAAATTAATTTATGGATAAGAATATCTTAAATAGTATTTTACAATATTATTCCTTCAAACCATTGGAATTACTAAATTTAAAATATCAGTTAATTTTAACATTTGGATATGAAATGATTGTAGCAACAAATAAGTAATATAATTACAAAAAAAGAAAGCCTTGAAAATGATGGATAAGGCAAGAAAAATGAATGTGTGGGAGATTGAAGGATATATAGTATTTATCCCAATAATTTAGGTAAGGATTTAAAGGGTTGTCTCAAAATTTAGGCTATTGTCTTTGAGACAGCTCTTTTTTTATTGAAATAATATAAATAATTTACTAAATTAAGGTAAAAATAAATACATGATAGGCAGATTTGTAATTTATGGACTTTTTGGCTGGTGCATGGAAGTGTTTTGGACTGGGCTTGGATCTTTTTTAAAAGGAGATATCAAATTGACTGGGCAAACATATATATGGATGTTTTTCATATATGGCTTGGCAATTTTTTTTGAACCTATCCATCAAAGAATTGGGGGCTTAAATTTTATTTTAAGAGGAGGTATATATACGGTATTAATATTTACAGTAGAGTATTGTACTGGATGGATATTGAGAAGGGTCTTAGGCATATGTCCATGGGATTATAGCAACAGCAATTTTTCAGTTAATGGGCTAATAAGATTAGATTATACGCCTGTATGGTTTATAGCTGGGCTTTTATTTGAAAAAGTACACTATGGGTTAGAAACAATAGGTAGGGTTTTTAATATTTAGATCAAATTAAAGATAAACAACTTCAAGGTTTAATATATTTTAAATCTTAATGTTGTTTATCTATAGAGGAAATTGCATAACTCTGACTTGGCTAAACCTAATATGGGAATATCATTCTTAATTTGAATATTTAAGATATAGCATATTTGGTGGTATAGGTTTGGGGATTTTAAAACTATATATAGTAGATAGTTTTTGTAATAAGTAATTATGCAATTCGCTCTATATATAATTGTCGATTCACTCAATTTTATGAATGATATAAGAAAAATGTAAAATACTAAAAAATGTATGAGAAACTGGTTTTACTTTAACCAGATCAAAGGATGGAGGTTGTTTTATGGCAAAAAAAATGAAGACCATGGACGGCAATGAAGCTGCTGCATATGTTTCATATGCATTTACTGAAGTGGCGTCCATATATCCGATTACACCTTCTTCTCCAATGGCTGAATTAGTAGACCTATGGTCAGCAAAGGGGAAGAAAAATCTTTTTGGTCAGACCGTCAGAGTAGCAGAGCTGCAATCTGAAGCAGGGGCTTCGGGGTCAGTTCATGGGTCATTACAGGGAGGGGCTTTGACTACTACATACACGGCTTCCCAAGGCTTATTATTGATGATACCCAATATGTATAAGATTGCAGGAGAACTTCTTCCAGGGGTATTTCATGTAAGCGCCCGTGCTGTAGCAGCCCATGCATTATCTATATTTGGGGATCATCAGGATGTAATGGCAGCTAGACAAACTGGCTTTGCATTACTAGCCTCTGGAAGTGTACAAGAAGTGATGGATCTAGGGGGAATAGCCCACTTATCTGCTATAAAATCAAGAATTCCATTTCTTCATTTCTTTGATGGCTTTAGGAATTCCCATGAGGTACAAAAGGTTGAAGTTATTGATTATGAAGATTTTAGAAGTATATTGGATTACGATTCCGTTGAAGAATTCAGAAATAACTCATTAAATCCTATGCGTCCTGTACTAAGGGGAACAGCTCAGAACCCGGATATTTATTTTCAAGGAAGGGAATCCATAAATCCTTTCTATGAAAAGGTTCCGGATATTGTTCAAGGATATATGGATGAAATCAGTAAAATCACAGGTAGAGAATATCATCCATTTAATTATTATGGAGCCCAGGATGCCGAGCGGATAATCATAGCCATGGGGTCCGTATGTGATACCATAGAGGAAACCGTCGATTATTTGATGGATAAAGGAGAAAGGGTTGGAGTAATAAAGGTTCATCTGTATAGACCTTTTTCACCCAAATATTTCTTCAAGATTCTACCACATACAGTTAGGAAGATTGCTATATTGGATAGAACTAAGGAACCCGGTGCTTTAGGTGAGCCCCTTTATGAGGATGTTAGAAGTTTATTCTATGAAAGGGATGAAAAGCCGGTTATAGTAGGAGGTAGATATGGATTAGGTTCTAAGGATACAACACCATCCCAAATTATTACAGTATTCAATAATCTCAAGGGAGTAAATCCTAAAAATAATTTTACAATAGGTATTATCGACGATGTTACCAATACTTCCCTAGTGGATCAAGGTGAAGTAGAAACCACACCAGCGGATACAATAAGCTGTAAGCTATGGGGATTAGGATCAGATGGTACAGTGGGAGCAAATAAAATTGCTATCAAAATTATTGGAGATAAAACTGATTTGTATGCCCAGGGATATTTCTCCTACGATAGTAAAAAATCCGGTGGAACCACAGTATCCCATTTAAGATTTGGAAAGAAACCTATAAAATCTTCATATCTAGTAAATAGGGCCGATTATGTAGCATGTCATAACAAGTCCTATGTATATCACTATGATTTACTTAAAGGACTTAAAGAAAAGGGAACCTTTGTACTAAATTGTCCTTGGAGGGAAGAAGAGTTAAGTGAAAAGCTGCCGGCTTCTCTTAAAAGATATATATGTGAAAATAACATACAATTCTACATCATTGATGCGGTAGGAATAGCCCATGATATTGGGCTTGGCGGTAGAATAAATATGATTATGCAGTCAGCCTTCTTTAAACTAACAGAAGTGATTCCAATAGAGGATGCTGTAAAATATCTTAAGCAATCTATTGAAGCCACATATGGTAAAAAAGGTCAAAAAATTGTTGATATGAACTTTGCAGCCGTAGATAGGGGAGTGGATGGATTTATTAAGGTAAATGTGCCGGAGTCATGGGGCAATGTACGGGATGAAGAAGTGAATGTAAAGGATGAACCAGAATTTATTAAAAATATCCTAAGACCTATGGCTAAACAAGAGGGGGATGACCTTCCAGTTAGTTCCTTCAAGGGTAGAGAAGATGGAACCTTTCCCCTTGGAACCACAGCATTTGAGAAACGTGGTATAGCCGTAATGATACCACAGTGGCAAACCGATAAGTGTATTCAGTGTAATCAATGTGCATATGTTTGCCCCCATGCAGTACTAAGGCCGTTTTTGCTAAATGAAGAGGAAAAGAAAAATGCTCCAGATACCTTTGAGACTAAGAAGGCCATAGGTAAGGGTTTTGACGGACTAGAATACCGTATGCAAATAAGTCCATTAGATTGTACTGGATGCGGCAATTGTGCAGATATATGTCCAGCACCCCAGAAGGCATTAGTAATGGTAAATGCAGAGGAGGAGACACCAAGGCAAACAGGAAACTGGGAATATGCCGTAAATAATTTGCCATATAAAGATGGTTTAATGAATAAGCATTCCGTAAAGGGAAGTCAGTTTGCCCAGCCACTGCTTGAGTTCTCAGGAGCATGTGCTGGCTGTGGAGAAACTGCTTATGTAAAATTAGCCACACAATTATTTGGAGATAGAATGATGATCGCCAATGCAACGGGATGTTCCTCCATATGGGGAGGTAGCGCACCATCTGTTCCATTCACCACTAATGCATGTGGGCATGGTCCTGCTTGGGCAAATTCCCTATTTGAGGATAATGCTGAGTATGGATATGGAATGTATTTAGCGGCAAAACAGATAAGAGAAAGACTAAGGGATTTGATGGAGCAAGGACAAGGAGCAGAGCTTCCTAATGAATGTAAGGAAGCCTTTACTGAATGGATAGAGGCAATGTATGATGGGGAAGCTTCAAAGGCGGCTAGCAAGAGGCTGTTATCTGTCATAGATAAACAGGAGTTTAGGGGAAATAAGATCGTTGATGAGATTATAAAGAAAAAGGATTATCTTGTTAAGCAGTCACAGTGGATAGTTGGTGGAGATGGTTGGGCCTATGATATTGGCTATGGAGGTCTAGATCATGTATTGGCTTCCGGTGAAGATGTAAATATTCTAGTTATGGACACAGAGGTTTATTCCAATACGGGAGGACAATCCTCAAAGGCAACACCAACAGCGGCTGCGGCAAAATTTGCTGCTTCAGGTAAAAAGATACGAAAAAAAGACCTTGGCATGATGGCGATGAGTTATGGCTATGTATATGTCGCTCAGGTTGCGATGGGCTCCAATATGAATCATACAGTAAAGGTCTTTGTGGAAGCCGAAAATTATAAAGGGCCATCCTTAATCATAGCCTATGCTCCATGTATAAGCCATGGTATAAAGACTGGCATGGGAACCTCCGTTGTACAGGAGAAAAAGGCAGTTGAATCAGGATATTGGCATCTATATAGATATAATCCTTTACTAAAACAGCAAAATAAGAATCCATTTGTACTAGACTCTAGAGAGCCTAAAGCATCCTTTAGGGACTATATACTAGGTGAGGTTAGATTTGCACAGATTGAGAATACCTTCCCTGATATAGCCCAAGAGTTGTATCTAAAAGCTGAACAGGATGCAAAGGATAGGTACGAAACATATAAAAGACTTTCGGAGATGCAGTATAATTAATAAAAGTTCAGGGACATTGAGTCCCTGAACTTTTATTTCTGATTTTTATCTACCCATTCCTTAGCATTTTCAACTTCAAATTTACTGGGCAAAGGAACTCTTGAATTTTTTTTGATGTGTTCGATATTTGCCCATGCCGCAGTTTCATGTTTTTCAATGGGAATTGACATGCTTTTTTCTTTATATTTATTATCTGACATATAAGCCCTCCTTTAAAATATTTTGTGAAATTATTTTCTTAAACTCGGATTATCCATAGAAAATTTTAAATCCTCCTGGGTTCCTTTGTCTTTAGGTCATTTATCAAATCCTTGATGTGCCGCCTTGGTATGCCTTCAAATTCTATAAATGCCTTAGAAATCAAAACCCTTTGCACTTTTCTAAACCTTCTATGAATAATCCTAGCTTAATTATTATTTGCAA is a genomic window containing:
- a CDS encoding putative ABC transporter permease, yielding MIGRFVIYGLFGWCMEVFWTGLGSFLKGDIKLTGQTYIWMFFIYGLAIFFEPIHQRIGGLNFILRGGIYTVLIFTVEYCTGWILRRVLGICPWDYSNSNFSVNGLIRLDYTPVWFIAGLLFEKVHYGLETIGRVFNI
- a CDS encoding DUF3787 domain-containing protein; protein product: MSDNKYKEKSMSIPIEKHETAAWANIEHIKKNSRVPLPSKFEVENAKEWVDKNQK
- the nifJ gene encoding pyruvate:ferredoxin (flavodoxin) oxidoreductase, which gives rise to MAKKMKTMDGNEAAAYVSYAFTEVASIYPITPSSPMAELVDLWSAKGKKNLFGQTVRVAELQSEAGASGSVHGSLQGGALTTTYTASQGLLLMIPNMYKIAGELLPGVFHVSARAVAAHALSIFGDHQDVMAARQTGFALLASGSVQEVMDLGGIAHLSAIKSRIPFLHFFDGFRNSHEVQKVEVIDYEDFRSILDYDSVEEFRNNSLNPMRPVLRGTAQNPDIYFQGRESINPFYEKVPDIVQGYMDEISKITGREYHPFNYYGAQDAERIIIAMGSVCDTIEETVDYLMDKGERVGVIKVHLYRPFSPKYFFKILPHTVRKIAILDRTKEPGALGEPLYEDVRSLFYERDEKPVIVGGRYGLGSKDTTPSQIITVFNNLKGVNPKNNFTIGIIDDVTNTSLVDQGEVETTPADTISCKLWGLGSDGTVGANKIAIKIIGDKTDLYAQGYFSYDSKKSGGTTVSHLRFGKKPIKSSYLVNRADYVACHNKSYVYHYDLLKGLKEKGTFVLNCPWREEELSEKLPASLKRYICENNIQFYIIDAVGIAHDIGLGGRINMIMQSAFFKLTEVIPIEDAVKYLKQSIEATYGKKGQKIVDMNFAAVDRGVDGFIKVNVPESWGNVRDEEVNVKDEPEFIKNILRPMAKQEGDDLPVSSFKGREDGTFPLGTTAFEKRGIAVMIPQWQTDKCIQCNQCAYVCPHAVLRPFLLNEEEKKNAPDTFETKKAIGKGFDGLEYRMQISPLDCTGCGNCADICPAPQKALVMVNAEEETPRQTGNWEYAVNNLPYKDGLMNKHSVKGSQFAQPLLEFSGACAGCGETAYVKLATQLFGDRMMIANATGCSSIWGGSAPSVPFTTNACGHGPAWANSLFEDNAEYGYGMYLAAKQIRERLRDLMEQGQGAELPNECKEAFTEWIEAMYDGEASKAASKRLLSVIDKQEFRGNKIVDEIIKKKDYLVKQSQWIVGGDGWAYDIGYGGLDHVLASGEDVNILVMDTEVYSNTGGQSSKATPTAAAAKFAASGKKIRKKDLGMMAMSYGYVYVAQVAMGSNMNHTVKVFVEAENYKGPSLIIAYAPCISHGIKTGMGTSVVQEKKAVESGYWHLYRYNPLLKQQNKNPFVLDSREPKASFRDYILGEVRFAQIENTFPDIAQELYLKAEQDAKDRYETYKRLSEMQYN